The following coding sequences lie in one Myxococcus xanthus genomic window:
- a CDS encoding YncE family protein, whose amino-acid sequence MRAYLLTSALLLVSCNVGTESKPPPSTRLVYPSGLAFWRPEAGPSTNGYLYVASANFDKCYDSGSVVALDLDAVGVRPFGTDFDPGESLPNDVTSLGIGAQSYVQIQSFAGEMAMWSPPGRPPRLFVPSRAEGSLLHAIDVGDDGLSLSCVQGGARDCRVNALSLLDVPGASNGLPSAPGPLGVSVAGNGEDARVWVTHTELAGPPTTFTEADLAGYVLHLPAANPTRDALNTSEFVTLGTNDRLSGVAHATAIGSRYVYASGRNSSSTQLGALPARFILRLVDRTVAGRVLETDLELSYSVREARGVAVVPSATRVPDPASPELTIVDERVYLLARGPDTLLILDVLNAAGTAPDAGTTPSVRIVSALPVPAGASELEVIPRGPGRGNLVAVTGSGDEAVAIFDEEVGQLVAQVQVGDNDPNQPSQPFGLAADVRGNSARIFTSTFGDGRVAIIDIPDLDRPQNARLVARLGARQGRDPRQGTSLCQETSP is encoded by the coding sequence ATGCGCGCCTACCTTCTTACCTCCGCGCTGCTCCTCGTGTCCTGCAACGTCGGCACCGAGAGCAAGCCCCCTCCGTCCACCCGGCTCGTGTACCCGAGCGGTCTTGCCTTCTGGCGCCCCGAAGCGGGTCCGTCCACCAACGGATACCTCTACGTGGCGAGCGCCAACTTCGACAAGTGCTACGACTCGGGTTCAGTCGTCGCGCTGGATTTGGACGCCGTGGGGGTGCGGCCCTTCGGCACGGACTTCGACCCGGGGGAGTCGCTGCCCAACGACGTCACGTCGCTTGGCATCGGCGCCCAGTCCTACGTGCAGATTCAAAGCTTCGCCGGGGAGATGGCCATGTGGAGCCCTCCGGGGCGGCCGCCGCGGCTGTTCGTCCCGTCGCGGGCGGAGGGCAGTCTGCTTCACGCCATCGACGTGGGCGATGACGGCCTCAGCCTGAGCTGCGTGCAGGGCGGCGCGCGCGACTGCCGCGTCAACGCGCTGTCGCTGCTGGATGTCCCAGGCGCCTCCAACGGATTGCCTTCGGCTCCGGGGCCGCTGGGTGTCAGCGTCGCCGGCAACGGCGAGGACGCTCGCGTCTGGGTGACGCACACGGAACTGGCCGGGCCGCCGACGACCTTCACCGAAGCGGACCTGGCGGGCTACGTGCTTCACCTCCCCGCGGCGAACCCCACGCGCGACGCGCTGAACACCAGCGAGTTCGTGACGCTGGGGACCAATGACCGGCTCTCCGGCGTCGCGCACGCGACGGCCATTGGCAGCCGGTATGTGTACGCCTCGGGGCGCAACTCTTCCTCCACGCAGTTGGGGGCGCTGCCGGCGCGCTTCATCCTGCGGCTGGTGGACCGGACCGTCGCGGGCCGCGTGCTGGAGACCGACCTGGAGCTGTCGTACTCGGTGCGTGAGGCGCGCGGCGTGGCGGTGGTCCCGTCGGCCACGCGCGTGCCCGACCCGGCATCGCCCGAGCTCACCATCGTGGACGAGCGCGTCTACCTGCTGGCGCGCGGTCCGGACACGTTGCTCATCCTGGACGTCCTGAACGCGGCGGGCACGGCGCCCGACGCGGGGACGACCCCCAGCGTGCGCATCGTGTCGGCGCTGCCGGTGCCCGCGGGCGCCAGCGAACTGGAAGTCATTCCTCGCGGCCCTGGCCGCGGCAACCTGGTGGCGGTGACGGGCAGCGGCGACGAAGCCGTGGCCATCTTCGACGAAGAAGTAGGGCAGCTCGTCGCCCAGGTGCAGGTGGGCGACAACGACCCGAACCAGCCCAGCCAGCCCTTTGGCCTGGCCGCGGACGTCCGCGGCAACAGCGCTCGCATCTTCACCAGCACCTTTGGTGACGGCCGCGTGGCCATCATCGACATTCCCGACCTCGACCGGCCGCAGAACGCCCGGTTGGTGGCGCGGCTCGGCGCCCGGCAGGGAAGAGACCCGCGCCAGGGCACCAGCCTGTGCCAGGAGACCTCCCCGTGA
- a CDS encoding ATPase, T2SS/T4P/T4SS family: MFLITLAEKGGGTEQREYHKNEVTIGRLPGNDIILAKGNVSKYHSRIVAKDGKFIIVDMKSTNGTFVNGKKIAAPQVLKPTDQVYIGDYILNVEALEDEGPVMTRAGQPEEEYDDEQGEEPYEDEEGAYEEDEPYEEEEEEEAPPPAPAPKGMPASLASALAKNKRKVDPRQERYTRLQKEIHDRLIEYLDLRRMDMDRLGDDELWRRTEKAIRDIIDQMEADGELPEDVDREELLTDVINEALGLGPLEAFLASDDISEIMVNHANQIYIERKGKLTLSEKTFSSNQAVLGVIERIVAPIGRRIDESSPLVDARLKDGSRVNAIIPPLALKGPCITIRKFKKDSLKIADLIKYKTVTAQMAEFLEMCVKARRNIVISGGTGSGKTTTLNIISSFIPEGERIITVEDAAELQLPQDHWVQLESRPPNLEGKGAITIRELVKNCLRMRPDRIVVGECRSGETLDMLQAMNTGHDGSLTTLHANTPRDAIARLETMVLMSGMDLPVKAIREQIASAVHMIVQQTRFSDGTRKICYITEVSGMEVDIVTLQDIFYFKQDGFTEDHKVRGRYVASGFVPKFYDELQRKGIPVNMSIFRED; the protein is encoded by the coding sequence ATGTTTCTCATCACCCTCGCGGAAAAGGGCGGCGGGACCGAGCAGCGCGAGTATCACAAGAATGAAGTCACCATCGGCCGTCTGCCGGGCAATGACATCATCCTCGCGAAGGGCAACGTCTCCAAGTACCACTCGCGAATCGTTGCCAAGGACGGGAAGTTCATCATCGTGGACATGAAGTCCACGAATGGCACGTTCGTGAACGGCAAGAAGATTGCCGCGCCCCAGGTTCTCAAGCCGACCGACCAGGTCTACATCGGCGACTACATTCTCAACGTCGAGGCGCTCGAGGACGAGGGCCCGGTGATGACCCGCGCGGGTCAGCCCGAAGAGGAGTACGACGACGAGCAGGGCGAGGAGCCCTACGAGGACGAGGAAGGGGCTTACGAAGAAGACGAGCCCTACGAGGAGGAGGAAGAAGAAGAAGCGCCGCCTCCCGCGCCCGCACCCAAGGGCATGCCGGCGTCGCTGGCGTCCGCCCTGGCGAAGAACAAGCGCAAGGTGGATCCGCGTCAGGAGCGCTACACCCGGCTCCAGAAGGAAATCCATGACCGGCTCATCGAGTACCTCGATCTGCGCCGCATGGACATGGACCGGCTCGGCGACGATGAGCTGTGGCGCCGCACCGAGAAGGCCATCCGCGACATCATCGACCAGATGGAAGCGGACGGAGAGCTTCCGGAGGACGTGGACCGCGAGGAGCTGCTCACTGACGTCATCAACGAGGCGCTGGGGCTCGGGCCCCTCGAGGCGTTCCTCGCGTCGGATGACATCAGCGAGATCATGGTGAACCACGCCAACCAGATCTACATCGAGCGCAAGGGCAAGCTGACCCTGTCGGAGAAGACGTTCTCCTCCAACCAGGCGGTGCTCGGCGTCATCGAGCGCATCGTGGCGCCCATCGGCCGCCGCATCGACGAGTCCAGCCCGCTGGTGGACGCGCGCCTCAAGGACGGCAGCCGCGTCAACGCCATCATCCCTCCGCTGGCGCTGAAGGGGCCCTGCATCACCATCCGCAAGTTCAAGAAGGACTCGCTGAAGATCGCGGACCTCATCAAGTACAAGACCGTCACGGCGCAGATGGCCGAGTTCCTGGAGATGTGCGTCAAGGCCCGGCGCAACATCGTCATCTCCGGCGGCACCGGTTCCGGGAAGACGACGACGCTGAACATCATCAGCTCCTTCATCCCGGAGGGTGAGCGCATCATCACCGTGGAGGACGCCGCCGAGCTGCAGCTGCCGCAGGACCACTGGGTGCAACTGGAGAGCCGGCCGCCCAACCTGGAAGGCAAGGGCGCCATCACCATCCGCGAGCTGGTGAAGAACTGCCTGCGCATGCGGCCCGACCGCATCGTCGTGGGTGAGTGCCGCTCCGGTGAGACGCTGGACATGCTCCAGGCCATGAACACCGGCCACGACGGTTCGCTCACCACGCTCCATGCGAATACGCCGCGAGACGCCATCGCCCGCTTGGAGACGATGGTGCTCATGTCCGGCATGGACCTGCCGGTGAAGGCCATCCGTGAGCAGATCGCCAGCGCGGTGCACATGATCGTGCAGCAGACGCGCTTCTCCGACGGCACGCGGAAGATCTGCTACATCACCGAGGTGTCCGGCATGGAGGTCGACATCGTGACCCTCCAGGACATCTTCTATTTCAAACAGGATGGCTTCACGGAGGACCACAAGGTCCGTGGCCGCTACGTCGCCTCCGGCTTCGTGCCGAAGTTCTACGACGAGCTGCAGCGTAAGGGCATCCCCGTCAACATGAGCATCTTCCGCGAGGACTGA
- a CDS encoding FHA domain-containing protein, translating to MIDQNSRPARKVGIADHLWEAFEDMAQQMGSDRDALINQALFMFARLNGFLEVKSRSEAAVAPVAAAAAAPVKPVQAAAAAPPRPSAPPVLAPAPRPEPTPAPARPPVRATPEERASANGLDNDPVRREVAERVLETAAELERLIKGKNSEPPPPADDMVEEDEEPLPEAEDPGLMDEEPPPDDVEEEPADDLAEEEEESGALYLVTESGDQEQIVKERFVIGRGKHCDFVINSGKVSREHAVIVHEGDDWIIEDLGSSNGTWFNKQRIKRRKIEDGDEYFICSEKIRLLVR from the coding sequence ATGATCGATCAGAACTCCCGTCCTGCCCGCAAGGTTGGCATCGCCGACCACCTGTGGGAGGCGTTCGAAGACATGGCCCAGCAGATGGGCTCGGATCGCGATGCCCTGATCAACCAGGCGCTCTTCATGTTCGCGCGCCTGAACGGCTTCCTCGAGGTGAAGTCCCGCTCCGAGGCCGCCGTGGCACCCGTGGCCGCAGCCGCCGCTGCGCCGGTGAAGCCCGTTCAGGCCGCAGCCGCCGCGCCGCCGCGTCCGTCCGCGCCTCCGGTGCTGGCGCCCGCGCCCCGTCCGGAGCCCACGCCCGCGCCCGCGCGTCCTCCCGTGCGCGCCACGCCGGAAGAGCGGGCCTCCGCCAATGGCCTGGACAATGACCCGGTGCGCCGCGAGGTGGCCGAGCGCGTCCTGGAGACCGCCGCGGAGCTGGAGCGCCTCATCAAGGGCAAGAACAGCGAGCCGCCCCCGCCCGCCGACGACATGGTGGAGGAGGACGAGGAGCCGCTGCCCGAGGCCGAGGATCCGGGCCTCATGGACGAGGAGCCGCCCCCCGATGATGTCGAGGAAGAGCCCGCCGACGACCTCGCCGAGGAGGAGGAGGAGTCCGGCGCGCTGTACCTGGTGACCGAGTCCGGTGATCAGGAGCAGATCGTCAAGGAGCGCTTCGTCATCGGCCGTGGCAAGCACTGCGACTTCGTCATCAATTCCGGCAAGGTCTCCCGTGAGCACGCTGTCATCGTCCACGAGGGCGACGACTGGATCATCGAAGACCTGGGCTCGTCCAACGGCACCTGGTTCAACAAGCAGCGCATCAAGCGCCGCAAGATTGAAGACGGGGACGAGTATTTCATCTGCAGCGAGAAAATCCGTCTCTTGGTCCGATAA
- a CDS encoding type II and III secretion system protein family protein, with translation MFTRITHAAALGALIALVAGGSALAQDGTTVSLGVGSQKVITIPGLSRVALGDPSVAEVKTLGSGQLLITGQAEGKTTLLVWKSSGQRVSYLVAVRKQDPNEVISEIKRLLGEIEGVSVRMVGDRIYLDGQAYTTQDADRIEQVVGLYPNVKSFVKIAPNAKKLVAQNLNAAFQKAGLKNVQANVVGATIFLEGSVESQQDLQKAELITKAIGEKVENLLVVGIKRMILSEVQFVEIRRNSRDRYGIRYPTDITGTATAIASISQELFPGTFGSGVSTLTLNAGADFSFGFQGNDGYGRLLAQPKLVCASGEKAEFLAGGEVPIPLITNNQFTVEFKKYGVILNLRPTADRNGNIQTEIEAEASEIDTSVAVSFGGSSSIPGFRTRKVKTNVTVRHGETIVLSGVFSHDEQKSVSKLPGLGHIPIIGELFKSRGFDSTKRELVIFVTPRIVNPDSDKVRTIIEDVKSRYKQARSEVNFNIFD, from the coding sequence ATGTTCACACGCATCACGCATGCCGCGGCGCTAGGCGCCCTCATCGCACTGGTGGCGGGCGGCAGCGCCCTGGCGCAGGATGGCACCACCGTCAGCCTCGGCGTGGGTTCCCAGAAGGTGATCACCATCCCTGGCCTCAGCCGCGTGGCGCTCGGTGATCCGAGCGTCGCCGAGGTGAAGACGCTCGGCTCCGGCCAGCTGCTCATCACTGGTCAGGCTGAAGGCAAGACGACGCTGCTCGTCTGGAAGTCCTCGGGCCAGCGCGTCAGCTACCTGGTGGCGGTGCGCAAGCAGGACCCCAACGAGGTCATCTCCGAAATCAAGCGCCTGCTGGGTGAGATTGAAGGCGTCTCCGTCCGCATGGTGGGTGATCGCATCTACCTGGACGGTCAGGCCTACACCACGCAGGACGCCGACCGCATCGAGCAGGTGGTGGGCCTCTACCCGAACGTGAAGTCGTTCGTGAAGATTGCCCCCAACGCCAAGAAGCTGGTGGCCCAGAACCTCAACGCGGCCTTCCAGAAGGCGGGCCTGAAGAACGTCCAGGCCAACGTGGTGGGCGCCACCATCTTCCTGGAGGGCTCCGTGGAGAGCCAGCAGGACCTCCAGAAGGCGGAGCTCATCACCAAGGCCATCGGTGAGAAGGTGGAGAACCTCCTCGTCGTCGGCATCAAGCGGATGATCCTCTCCGAGGTCCAGTTCGTCGAAATCCGCCGCAACAGCCGTGACCGCTACGGCATCCGCTACCCGACGGACATCACCGGTACCGCGACGGCCATCGCCAGCATCTCCCAGGAGCTCTTCCCGGGCACCTTCGGCTCGGGCGTGTCCACGCTCACCCTCAACGCGGGCGCGGACTTCTCCTTCGGCTTCCAGGGCAACGACGGTTACGGCCGCCTGCTCGCGCAGCCCAAGCTGGTGTGCGCCAGCGGTGAGAAGGCGGAGTTCCTCGCCGGTGGCGAGGTTCCCATCCCGCTCATCACGAACAACCAGTTCACGGTGGAGTTCAAGAAGTACGGCGTCATCCTGAACCTGCGCCCCACCGCGGACCGCAACGGCAACATCCAGACGGAGATCGAGGCGGAGGCCTCCGAAATCGACACCTCCGTGGCGGTGTCCTTCGGTGGTTCGTCCTCCATCCCTGGCTTCCGGACCCGCAAGGTGAAGACGAACGTCACCGTGCGCCATGGTGAGACCATCGTCCTGTCCGGCGTGTTCAGCCACGACGAGCAGAAGTCCGTGTCGAAGCTCCCCGGCCTGGGTCACATCCCGATTATCGGTGAGCTCTTCAAGAGCCGCGGTTTCGACTCCACCAAGCGCGAGCTGGTCATCTTCGTCACCCCGCGCATCGTCAACCCGGACTCGGACAAGGTCCGCACCATCATCGAGGACGTGAAGAGCCGCTACAAGCAGGCCCGGTCCGAGGTGAACTTCAACATCTTCGACTGA
- the glyS gene encoding glycine--tRNA ligase subunit beta, which yields MARDLLLEVGAEEIPASFIGPALDDLKRIITERMADARLKHGEVRTFGTPRRLAVWVRDVADAGEDITKEVLGPSAKAAFDAQGKPTKAAEKFAESLKLTVDQLGRATTAKGEYLSARVEEKGRPAADILKDTLHAAVHGINFRKSMRWGDVDTSFARPVQWLVALLGSDVLPVVFGDVTSGRTTRGHRFLSPDAIELKAPADYEAALEKAHVVADITKRRAQLVEKVKVAASKAGAQLLEDESLVDQVTNLVELPSPVVGTFEERHLDLPPEVLVQEMKSHQRYFSLVDSAGKLQPKFIAVSNTPVRDEQLSLRGYQRVLRARLADGRFFFDEDRKTPLIDRVEKLGRVVWQGQLGSYLEKVERFRTLAVWLGQQTGRAGEAATIERAATLAKADLVTGMVGEFPELQGVMGREYARAGGETNAVALAIAEHYLPRGAEDALPTQDAGALIGIADRLDSLCGIFAIGKAPTGAADPFALRRACIAIIRLVLGRGYRFSLSAAVDESLRLLAPKIANAKRKAGEPAPREQVLEFFRGRLKALWGEQHRTDVVEAVLSAGFDDLVAAQKRLEALSHIVGRADFQPLAVAFKRVVNIVEKQGRDVQGGETNPQKLVDEPERNLHTAFTQARSTVSGLVRADDFSGALREITGLKPAVDTFFDKVMVMAEDKALRENRIRLLVEIGALFNQVADFSKIQAETAAAA from the coding sequence ATGGCGCGTGACCTGCTCCTGGAAGTGGGCGCGGAAGAGATTCCGGCGTCGTTCATCGGCCCCGCGCTGGACGACCTGAAGCGCATCATCACCGAGCGCATGGCGGACGCCCGCCTGAAGCATGGCGAGGTGCGGACCTTCGGCACGCCGAGGCGGCTCGCGGTGTGGGTGAGGGACGTGGCGGACGCGGGCGAGGACATCACCAAGGAGGTCCTGGGCCCCAGCGCCAAGGCGGCCTTCGACGCGCAGGGCAAGCCCACCAAGGCGGCGGAGAAGTTCGCCGAGAGCCTCAAGCTCACGGTGGACCAGCTGGGCCGCGCCACCACCGCCAAGGGCGAGTACCTCTCCGCGCGTGTGGAGGAGAAGGGCCGCCCGGCGGCGGACATCCTGAAGGACACGCTGCACGCGGCGGTGCACGGCATCAACTTCCGCAAGTCCATGCGCTGGGGTGACGTGGACACGTCCTTCGCGCGCCCGGTGCAGTGGCTGGTGGCGCTGCTGGGAAGCGACGTGCTGCCCGTGGTGTTCGGTGACGTGACGAGCGGCCGGACCACGCGGGGGCACCGCTTCCTGTCGCCCGACGCCATCGAGCTGAAGGCTCCGGCGGACTATGAGGCTGCGCTGGAGAAGGCGCACGTGGTGGCGGACATCACGAAGCGCCGCGCGCAGCTGGTGGAGAAGGTGAAGGTGGCTGCGAGCAAGGCCGGCGCCCAGCTGCTGGAGGACGAGTCGCTGGTGGACCAGGTGACGAACCTGGTCGAGCTGCCCAGCCCGGTGGTGGGCACCTTCGAGGAGCGCCACCTGGACCTGCCTCCGGAGGTGCTGGTGCAGGAGATGAAGAGCCACCAGCGCTACTTCTCGCTGGTGGACAGCGCGGGCAAGCTGCAGCCGAAGTTCATCGCCGTGTCCAACACGCCGGTGCGCGACGAGCAGCTCAGCCTGCGCGGCTACCAGCGCGTGCTGCGCGCGCGACTGGCGGACGGCCGCTTCTTCTTCGACGAGGACCGGAAGACGCCGCTCATCGACCGCGTGGAGAAGCTGGGCCGCGTGGTGTGGCAGGGGCAGCTGGGGAGCTACCTGGAGAAGGTGGAGCGCTTCCGCACGCTGGCGGTGTGGCTGGGCCAGCAGACGGGGCGGGCAGGGGAGGCGGCCACCATCGAGCGCGCCGCAACCCTGGCCAAGGCGGACCTCGTCACCGGCATGGTGGGCGAGTTCCCAGAACTCCAGGGCGTCATGGGCCGCGAGTACGCCCGCGCGGGTGGTGAGACGAACGCCGTGGCCCTGGCCATCGCGGAGCACTACCTGCCGCGCGGCGCCGAGGACGCGCTGCCCACTCAGGACGCGGGCGCGCTCATCGGCATCGCGGACAGGCTGGACTCGCTGTGCGGTATCTTTGCCATCGGCAAGGCGCCCACGGGCGCGGCGGACCCGTTCGCCCTGCGCCGCGCGTGCATCGCCATCATCCGGCTGGTGCTGGGGCGGGGCTACCGCTTCAGCCTGTCGGCCGCGGTGGACGAGTCGCTCCGGTTGCTGGCTCCGAAGATTGCCAACGCCAAGCGCAAGGCCGGCGAGCCCGCGCCGCGTGAGCAGGTGCTGGAGTTCTTCCGCGGCCGCCTCAAGGCGCTGTGGGGTGAGCAGCACCGCACGGACGTCGTGGAGGCGGTGCTGTCCGCCGGCTTCGACGACCTGGTGGCCGCGCAGAAGCGCCTGGAGGCCCTGAGCCACATCGTGGGCCGGGCGGACTTCCAGCCCCTGGCCGTGGCCTTCAAGCGCGTGGTCAACATCGTGGAGAAGCAGGGCCGCGACGTGCAGGGGGGGGAGACCAACCCCCAGAAGCTGGTGGACGAGCCGGAGCGGAACCTCCACACCGCCTTCACCCAGGCCCGGAGCACGGTGTCGGGGTTGGTGCGCGCGGATGACTTCTCCGGTGCTCTCCGGGAAATCACGGGCCTGAAGCCCGCCGTGGACACCTTCTTCGACAAGGTGATGGTCATGGCCGAGGACAAGGCCCTGAGGGAAAACCGCATCCGCCTGCTCGTGGAGATTGGCGCCCTGTTCAACCAGGTGGCCGACTTCTCGAAGATCCAGGCTGAAACGGCCGCCGCGGCCTGA
- a CDS encoding A24 family peptidase, producing the protein MTPVQIALWTVLGVALVISVVTDVLRREILDAVTYPLMAVGLGVRLATEGVGDLEHGLISGVVSGVGLALMLLPAALRGRMGWGDVKLMGGVGAVLGFPAVLAAAAFISLVGALQAVVTLLWQGAVWDTLAAVVRRWAVRVRLASADAQPAPQRHIPYGVAIALGTVWALWWQHGTLG; encoded by the coding sequence ATGACGCCTGTTCAAATCGCGTTGTGGACGGTTCTTGGAGTGGCCCTCGTGATCTCCGTGGTGACGGATGTGCTTCGCCGCGAGATCCTCGACGCGGTCACCTACCCGCTGATGGCGGTGGGCCTGGGCGTGCGCTTGGCCACCGAAGGGGTGGGGGACCTGGAGCATGGGCTCATCAGTGGTGTGGTATCGGGGGTAGGGCTCGCGTTGATGCTGCTGCCAGCGGCGCTTCGCGGGCGGATGGGGTGGGGCGACGTGAAGTTGATGGGCGGGGTCGGAGCCGTGCTGGGCTTCCCGGCGGTGCTCGCGGCCGCGGCCTTCATCTCACTGGTGGGCGCGCTTCAAGCGGTGGTGACACTGCTCTGGCAAGGCGCGGTTTGGGACACGCTGGCGGCAGTGGTGCGCCGGTGGGCGGTGCGGGTGCGTTTGGCCAGCGCGGACGCGCAGCCGGCGCCCCAGCGCCACATTCCCTATGGAGTGGCCATCGCGCTCGGCACCGTCTGGGCGCTGTGGTGGCAGCACGGAACGTTGGGTTAG
- a CDS encoding FHA domain-containing protein, with the protein MATLVVRHPDGTENEFAITGELKIGRQQGSDILITEGGVSRTHARVFDEGGTVFIEDVGSANGTFVDGQRIMEPTALTPQSEVLLGDYVLRLKAAAARGSGARRAAARPAAGGDEPMPVGGEGGGARATRAMPSIKKGPGAAKSEPGAALAKRPARPARPAPGAGARPAPAGGPVLRGMVGPWAGQTYPLKGKVLVGRQPPAGIMLDDDSVSRRHAELEATSSGVTVRDLGSANGTLLNGEPLEQTPVPLEPGDQLQFGVVEMTFEPEPSAAPVRRGAGRGAVDEDPAAKRKKLIMVAAGLVGVLLMVGMVSSILNPTPVDVQGSGAAAQMDPTQKIQELLSECRSYASSELGAPNWEKAHEVCTLALDLDPIHPEANTLIRRIKLEKESFEYYSQGERLLQRLKPEEALESFRKIQKESEYFRRARAKAREAAEAVTKRAQEDCKLYLRDSQWSAAVSRCEVFMAVWCQSKPREDLQPPLGFTLKLEGRLRRDEWRPKDPMFVKFLIARQKMDANAAPWECPVAEVLAGDERAVDPRTFVMEAAKKRFPNKLMQAALLDYWGGRGSEALATMQKLRANYEAAQYHAQADELMKIMSTVDQLFKVGQSYLAAEDPEKAAEPFREALATDKAVMLELAESKPSFYRRNILQDIAEKSYQRGKHWADREDRRRACRVWKLGFSFYAGNPNLNKAAAFCSSRALEAFRAASSCGDMAVALDYAVKGDGVEEMVVAKQGELGCK; encoded by the coding sequence ATGGCCACCCTGGTCGTCCGTCACCCTGACGGCACTGAGAACGAATTCGCCATCACGGGCGAGCTGAAGATTGGCCGCCAGCAGGGCAGTGACATCCTCATCACCGAAGGGGGCGTGTCGCGTACGCATGCGCGCGTCTTCGACGAAGGCGGCACCGTCTTCATCGAGGACGTGGGCAGCGCCAACGGCACGTTCGTCGACGGCCAGCGCATCATGGAACCCACGGCCCTGACGCCGCAGTCGGAGGTCCTCCTCGGGGACTACGTGCTGCGTCTCAAGGCGGCCGCGGCGCGGGGCTCTGGGGCCCGGCGCGCGGCGGCCAGGCCCGCGGCGGGGGGCGATGAGCCCATGCCGGTGGGCGGTGAGGGCGGCGGTGCACGCGCCACCCGGGCCATGCCCAGCATCAAGAAGGGGCCGGGCGCGGCGAAGAGCGAGCCCGGCGCGGCGCTGGCGAAGCGGCCCGCGCGGCCGGCACGTCCCGCCCCCGGAGCCGGCGCACGTCCGGCGCCGGCGGGTGGCCCGGTGCTTCGCGGCATGGTCGGTCCCTGGGCCGGCCAGACGTATCCGCTCAAGGGCAAGGTGCTCGTGGGGCGGCAGCCGCCCGCCGGCATCATGCTGGATGACGACTCGGTGAGCCGTCGCCACGCGGAGCTGGAAGCGACCAGCTCGGGCGTGACGGTGCGGGACCTGGGCAGCGCCAACGGGACGCTGCTCAACGGCGAGCCGTTGGAACAGACGCCGGTCCCGCTCGAGCCGGGGGATCAGCTCCAGTTCGGCGTGGTGGAGATGACCTTCGAGCCCGAACCGTCCGCGGCGCCCGTGCGCCGGGGCGCGGGGCGTGGGGCTGTGGACGAGGATCCCGCCGCCAAGCGCAAGAAGCTCATCATGGTGGCGGCCGGGCTGGTGGGCGTGCTGCTGATGGTGGGCATGGTGTCCTCCATCCTGAACCCCACGCCGGTGGACGTTCAGGGGTCGGGAGCGGCCGCGCAGATGGATCCGACGCAGAAGATCCAGGAGCTGCTGAGCGAGTGCCGCTCGTACGCATCCAGCGAGCTGGGCGCCCCCAACTGGGAGAAGGCCCACGAGGTCTGCACCCTGGCGTTGGACCTGGACCCCATCCACCCGGAGGCGAACACGCTCATCCGGCGCATCAAGCTGGAGAAGGAGTCCTTCGAGTACTACTCGCAGGGCGAGCGGCTCCTGCAGCGCCTCAAGCCGGAAGAGGCCCTGGAGTCGTTCCGGAAGATCCAGAAGGAGAGTGAGTACTTCCGCCGTGCCCGCGCCAAGGCGCGCGAGGCCGCCGAGGCGGTGACGAAGCGCGCACAGGAGGACTGCAAGCTGTACCTGCGCGACTCGCAGTGGAGCGCCGCCGTGTCACGCTGCGAGGTGTTCATGGCGGTGTGGTGCCAGTCGAAGCCGCGCGAGGACCTGCAGCCGCCCCTGGGCTTCACGCTGAAGCTGGAGGGCCGCCTGCGCCGCGACGAGTGGCGGCCGAAGGATCCGATGTTCGTGAAGTTCCTCATCGCGCGGCAGAAGATGGACGCCAACGCGGCGCCCTGGGAGTGTCCGGTGGCGGAGGTGCTGGCCGGTGACGAGCGGGCCGTGGACCCGCGCACGTTCGTCATGGAGGCGGCGAAGAAGCGCTTCCCCAACAAGCTGATGCAGGCCGCGCTCCTGGACTACTGGGGTGGCCGTGGCAGCGAGGCGTTGGCCACCATGCAGAAGCTGCGCGCCAACTACGAGGCCGCGCAGTACCACGCCCAGGCGGACGAGCTGATGAAGATCATGTCCACCGTGGATCAGCTCTTCAAGGTGGGCCAGAGCTACCTGGCCGCCGAGGATCCGGAGAAGGCCGCGGAGCCCTTCCGCGAGGCGCTGGCCACGGACAAGGCGGTGATGCTGGAGCTGGCCGAGTCCAAGCCGTCCTTCTACCGGCGCAACATCCTCCAGGACATCGCGGAGAAGTCGTACCAGCGCGGCAAGCACTGGGCCGACCGAGAGGACCGCCGCCGCGCCTGCCGCGTGTGGAAGCTGGGCTTCAGCTTCTACGCGGGCAATCCGAACCTGAACAAGGCGGCGGCCTTCTGCTCCTCGCGGGCCCTGGAGGCCTTCCGCGCGGCGTCGAGCTGCGGCGACATGGCGGTGGCGCTGGACTACGCCGTCAAGGGCGATGGTGTAGAGGAGATGGTCGTCGCGAAGCAGGGGGAGCTGGGCTGCAAGTAG